In Paraburkholderia caballeronis, the following proteins share a genomic window:
- a CDS encoding methyl-accepting chemotaxis protein — MKRSLSVKTLSSVLVAAFAIMLSITGGYGIYAARAADASMSVLYMQDTRGLDLLAKDTIRLLIARAALLDYDPRAGAAEAGGLLRDARGAIAGANDAWKSFDALMSERGAGAQMQAANTARRELVDGLLMPALNALQSQQTDDVREFNENQIKDAFDAYNAALQPLVTMQFENGKRRFEASQHRTQLVTWISGMLLAAGLVLAAVSRVVLNRIVIAPLGAALAACTRIAAGDLTTRLVVRRNDEIGSLIGGLQKMQAGLGQIVGGVRDGTDQMAVRTREIAAGNMDLSQRTEAQAASLQQTSASMQQLTSTVRHNADNAQQASGLAQAASATANRGGQVVAQVVSRMDGIKDSSREIGEIIAVIEGIAFQTNILALNAAVEAARAGEEGRGFAVVAGEVRSLAQRSAGAAKQIRDLITTSVERVDNGAALVQDAGRAMTDIIAAVGRVTDIMREITSASEQQTADIEQVNRAIATMDAATQQNAALVEEAAASASELEQQASRMREQAGVFTVAG; from the coding sequence ATGAAGAGATCACTCAGCGTGAAGACGCTGTCGAGCGTGCTCGTCGCGGCGTTCGCGATCATGCTGTCGATCACCGGCGGCTACGGCATCTATGCGGCGCGCGCGGCCGACGCGTCGATGAGCGTGCTGTACATGCAGGACACGCGCGGCCTCGACCTGCTCGCGAAGGACACGATCCGGCTGCTGATCGCGCGCGCCGCGCTGCTCGACTACGACCCGCGCGCCGGCGCGGCCGAAGCGGGCGGCCTGCTGCGCGACGCGCGCGGCGCGATCGCCGGCGCGAACGACGCGTGGAAATCGTTCGACGCGCTGATGAGCGAGCGCGGCGCGGGCGCGCAGATGCAGGCGGCGAACACCGCGCGCCGCGAGTTGGTGGACGGCCTGCTGATGCCCGCGCTGAACGCGCTGCAATCGCAGCAGACCGACGACGTGCGCGAGTTCAACGAAAACCAGATCAAGGACGCGTTCGACGCGTACAACGCCGCGCTCCAGCCGCTCGTCACGATGCAGTTCGAAAACGGCAAGCGCCGCTTCGAGGCGTCGCAGCATCGCACACAACTCGTCACGTGGATTTCCGGAATGCTGCTGGCCGCGGGCCTCGTGCTCGCGGCGGTATCGCGCGTCGTGCTGAACCGCATCGTGATCGCGCCGCTGGGCGCCGCGCTCGCCGCGTGCACGCGGATCGCGGCCGGCGACCTGACGACGCGGCTCGTGGTCCGGCGCAACGACGAGATCGGCAGCCTGATCGGCGGCCTTCAGAAGATGCAGGCGGGCCTCGGGCAGATCGTCGGCGGCGTGCGCGACGGCACCGACCAGATGGCCGTGCGCACCCGCGAGATCGCGGCGGGCAACATGGACCTGTCGCAGCGCACCGAGGCGCAGGCCGCGTCGCTGCAACAGACGTCCGCGAGCATGCAGCAGCTGACGTCCACGGTTCGTCACAACGCGGACAACGCGCAGCAGGCGAGCGGGCTGGCGCAGGCCGCGTCGGCGACCGCGAACCGCGGCGGCCAGGTGGTCGCGCAGGTCGTGTCGCGAATGGACGGCATCAAGGACAGCTCGCGCGAGATCGGCGAGATCATCGCGGTGATCGAGGGAATCGCGTTCCAGACCAACATCCTCGCGCTGAACGCGGCCGTCGAGGCGGCGCGCGCCGGCGAGGAAGGACGCGGCTTCGCGGTCGTCGCGGGCGAGGTGCGCTCGCTTGCGCAACGCTCGGCGGGAGCCGCGAAACAGATCCGCGACCTCATCACGACGTCCGTCGAGCGCGTCGACAACGGCGCGGCGCTCGTGCAGGACGCGGGCCGCGCGATGACCGACATCATCGCCGCGGTCGGGCGCGTGACGGACATCATGCGCGAGATCACGTCGGCGTCCGAGCAGCAGACCGCCGACATCGAGCAGGTGAACCGCGCAATCGCGACGATGGACGCGGCGACGCAGCAGAACGCGGCGCTGGTCGAGGAAGCGGCGGCGTCCGCGAGCGAACTGGAGCAGCAGGCGAGCCGGATGCGGGAGCAGGCGGGGGTGTTTACGGTGGCGGGGTGA
- a CDS encoding glycosyltransferase family 87 protein: MNGPRGAGPVLDDGTSLDAKAAFVDESARGKTRPRWFTHQRLALYSGVLLICQAGTLGVLAIFWLYLHNIPPFGWDFRVFWSTSFLSIHDSAIAAFDPRLLRAIEMSIGPNMPMKFAPWVYPPSFQLFVYPLALLPYTASYLLFMAFGTVLCIGACRFEMKSRPLPWVTVLAFPALWINALAGQNSFLTMALAAGAFGLVRCRPVLAGFCAGLLIVKPQLAMLLPLCFLCGRHFKAFAAMAVTAAVLCLLSAMVFGVPLWLKFFGALAAQGNAMLLNNANDIWRAMPTLYATARRLGAGSGLAYGLDALVALPAMAVTALLWFRRADRALCAAAGVVTTMLMQPYLLYYDLTWLLLAIIYLCEYGLRSGATKSVANAAHGTAAVMWFLPLGYFMAVFNAPLFWPFAVCLLAALPISFAFFLLRVFRNGIDGRSDARGSAGSA; encoded by the coding sequence ATGAATGGTCCGCGCGGCGCCGGCCCGGTACTTGATGACGGTACATCGCTGGACGCGAAGGCGGCGTTCGTTGACGAATCCGCACGGGGAAAGACGCGACCGCGCTGGTTCACACACCAGCGGCTCGCGCTCTATAGCGGCGTGCTGCTGATCTGCCAGGCTGGCACATTGGGCGTGCTTGCCATCTTCTGGCTGTATCTCCACAACATTCCGCCGTTCGGTTGGGACTTCCGGGTGTTCTGGAGCACGTCGTTCCTGTCGATCCACGACAGCGCGATCGCCGCGTTCGATCCGCGACTGCTGCGCGCGATCGAAATGAGCATCGGGCCGAACATGCCGATGAAGTTCGCCCCGTGGGTTTATCCGCCGTCTTTTCAACTGTTCGTCTATCCGCTGGCACTGCTGCCGTACACGGCTTCGTACCTGCTTTTCATGGCCTTCGGCACGGTTCTCTGCATCGGCGCCTGCCGGTTCGAGATGAAGAGCCGGCCGCTGCCGTGGGTTACGGTCCTCGCTTTTCCTGCTCTGTGGATCAACGCGCTGGCCGGGCAGAATTCGTTCCTGACGATGGCGCTGGCTGCCGGCGCATTCGGCCTCGTGCGATGCCGGCCGGTGCTGGCGGGGTTCTGCGCAGGGCTGCTGATCGTCAAACCGCAACTGGCGATGCTGCTTCCGCTGTGCTTCCTCTGCGGCCGGCATTTCAAGGCGTTCGCCGCGATGGCCGTCACGGCGGCGGTGCTTTGCCTGCTGAGCGCGATGGTTTTCGGTGTTCCGCTGTGGCTGAAGTTCTTCGGTGCGCTGGCGGCACAAGGAAATGCGATGCTGCTCAACAATGCCAACGACATCTGGCGTGCGATGCCGACCCTCTACGCGACGGCGCGTCGGCTTGGCGCCGGTTCGGGGCTGGCCTACGGCCTGGACGCGCTCGTCGCGCTGCCTGCGATGGCCGTTACGGCGCTCCTGTGGTTCAGGCGCGCGGACCGGGCATTGTGTGCGGCTGCCGGTGTCGTGACCACGATGCTCATGCAGCCCTACCTGCTGTACTACGACCTGACGTGGCTGCTGCTCGCGATTATTTATCTTTGCGAGTACGGTTTGCGTTCCGGTGCGACGAAGTCCGTTGCGAACGCTGCACACGGGACGGCGGCCGTGATGTGGTTCCTGCCGCTGGGTTACTTCATGGCCGTGTTTAACGCGCCCCTGTTCTGGCCGTTCGCAGTCTGCCTGCTGGCGGCGCTGCCGATATCGTTCGCGTTTTTTCTGCTGCGCGTATTCAGAAACGGCATCGATGGACGAAGCGATGCGCGGGGTTCGGCGGGCAGTGCATAG
- a CDS encoding glycosyltransferase family 87 protein encodes MNPRQPPSAGNGDEPVETHEENAARPARRHWLNPQRLVVYPAALLACYVLGPLVFLIRSWLHPAADHGPLAQDYLAFWSGSYLALHGHAIDAYNVPALTAVETTALTRSPGVLPWLYPPTFLLLVYPVALLPYWLSVVLFLAVTSAAFVRMASAIVPGRTAMLVALAFPGTGVVLLAGQNGLLTAVFMGVGLILLRRRPVLAGISFGLLCIKPHLAVLIPLALLCSRSWRALFATAVTALVMLGASIWAFGTDTLMAFVHNMGLIANYVDTGQSKLDRIPTFFSMLRLWHVPTAVAYGLQIVSACAGAAAVVYAWTRSCSDELRAATLACASLMVSPYLFDYDLTWYGLVIAWFCRHALAAGFRRGEREWLVLLWLAPMAGIFAVPHLHFQFLPLVTAGSLVVLVRRIVFERSRAGVRNVGATEPVAT; translated from the coding sequence ATGAATCCACGACAACCACCGTCAGCGGGCAACGGGGACGAACCGGTAGAGACGCACGAGGAAAACGCGGCCCGGCCGGCGCGGCGCCACTGGCTGAACCCGCAGCGGCTCGTGGTTTATCCCGCCGCGCTGCTGGCCTGCTACGTGCTCGGTCCGCTGGTGTTCCTCATCCGTTCGTGGCTGCATCCGGCCGCGGACCACGGACCGCTCGCGCAGGACTATCTGGCGTTCTGGAGCGGGTCGTATCTCGCGCTGCACGGACACGCGATCGACGCGTACAACGTGCCGGCCCTCACGGCCGTCGAGACCACCGCGTTGACCCGCTCGCCGGGCGTGTTGCCGTGGCTCTATCCGCCGACGTTCCTGCTGCTCGTCTATCCGGTCGCGTTGTTGCCGTATTGGCTGTCGGTCGTGCTTTTTCTCGCCGTCACGTCAGCTGCGTTCGTGCGGATGGCGAGCGCGATCGTGCCGGGGCGGACCGCGATGCTGGTTGCGCTCGCGTTCCCCGGCACCGGGGTCGTCCTGCTCGCGGGCCAGAACGGGCTGCTGACGGCGGTGTTCATGGGCGTCGGCCTGATCCTGCTGCGCCGCCGACCCGTCCTGGCCGGCATCAGTTTCGGGCTGCTCTGCATCAAGCCGCATCTTGCGGTGCTGATCCCGCTCGCGCTGCTGTGTTCGCGCTCGTGGCGCGCGCTGTTCGCGACCGCCGTCACCGCGCTCGTCATGCTGGGCGCTTCGATCTGGGCGTTCGGCACGGACACGCTGATGGCGTTCGTGCACAACATGGGTCTGATCGCGAACTACGTGGATACCGGTCAATCGAAGCTCGACCGCATCCCGACGTTCTTCTCGATGCTGCGGCTCTGGCACGTGCCAACCGCCGTCGCTTATGGGCTGCAGATCGTGTCCGCGTGCGCGGGGGCTGCCGCGGTCGTGTATGCGTGGACGCGTTCGTGCAGCGACGAACTGCGGGCGGCGACGCTGGCGTGCGCGAGCCTGATGGTCAGTCCGTATCTGTTCGACTACGACCTGACGTGGTACGGGCTCGTGATCGCGTGGTTCTGCCGCCATGCGCTGGCGGCGGGCTTCCGGCGCGGCGAACGCGAATGGCTGGTGCTGCTGTGGCTGGCGCCGATGGCGGGGATCTTCGCCGTTCCGCATCTGCATTTCCAGTTTCTTCCGCTGGTTACGGCGGGCAGCCTGGTGGTGCTCGTCAGGCGGATCGTGTTCGAGCGCAGCCGTGCCGGCGTGCGGAATGTCGGCGCGACGGAGCCGGTGGCGACATGA
- a CDS encoding pilus assembly protein, with protein sequence MNEILIAPAACRLPAPFDRGARRSRATDERGAVTLMFAVFASVMLGALSMSSDLARYELSQSRLQSALDVANLTAAVGIGHYVTNGCPSSANLQAWQNDAQKYYNANMPADYLDLWVPSTNFSATCAPNPSGGQLVKLSATGTLPVLVPAFLASDSNKSSSSSGGSGGDDGVQVTASNTVMRVPQSQLELVLVLDNTGSMSEAASSTRGSASKISGLKTAANNLLTNIFSQGANTYYVGIVPFASTVNVQGALSPAGAWLDTTFAYNPTGVQMSGSPSSTYSSSSQDWIWSGSGWGGCVAEPRDSSGNLSPEAYSPADVRKFTPYYYNVPPLSAGGFTVNTWSPGKNGNSQRICSGTKSSTVVSGLPLNIASSGSPNGCSDEPGATRPINYWDQKSSSNVNESPNQNSACIGLPVTFLTNNLSTLQGEINSMQPGGNTIIPVGLLWGWRMLSSAWANKTPQSHDGWIQNSSISTVLPMNESTVGLQRVMIVMTDGENSVSSSSTPGQEVLYFNGLSGVGRGDLQAPSVSRDDGSTLADANDPGSTGSVDDINTYQIAACNAIKQAGITIYGITFGSGASSSTAQTAMQLCSSPGDYYHAPDNTTLNSIFQQIASNIGLLRLVK encoded by the coding sequence ATGAACGAGATCCTCATTGCTCCGGCCGCGTGCCGGCTACCCGCGCCGTTCGATCGCGGGGCCCGCCGTTCGCGCGCGACGGACGAGCGCGGCGCGGTGACGCTGATGTTCGCGGTGTTCGCGAGCGTGATGCTTGGCGCGCTGTCGATGTCGTCGGACCTGGCCCGTTATGAACTGTCCCAGTCGCGCCTGCAGTCCGCGCTCGACGTCGCCAACCTGACCGCGGCGGTCGGCATCGGGCATTACGTGACGAACGGCTGCCCGTCGAGCGCCAATCTGCAGGCATGGCAGAACGACGCGCAGAAGTACTACAACGCGAACATGCCGGCGGACTACCTCGACCTGTGGGTGCCGAGCACGAACTTCTCGGCGACCTGCGCGCCGAATCCGAGCGGCGGCCAACTGGTCAAGCTGTCGGCCACCGGCACGCTGCCGGTCCTCGTGCCGGCGTTTCTCGCGTCGGACAGCAACAAGAGTTCGAGTTCCAGCGGCGGCAGCGGCGGCGACGATGGCGTGCAGGTCACCGCGTCGAACACGGTGATGCGCGTGCCGCAGAGTCAACTGGAACTGGTGCTGGTGCTGGACAACACGGGGTCGATGAGCGAGGCGGCGAGCAGCACGCGCGGCTCGGCGTCCAAGATCAGCGGGCTCAAGACGGCCGCGAACAATCTGCTCACGAACATCTTCAGCCAGGGGGCCAACACGTATTACGTGGGGATCGTGCCGTTCGCGAGCACGGTCAACGTGCAGGGCGCGCTGTCGCCGGCCGGGGCGTGGCTGGACACGACGTTTGCGTATAACCCGACCGGCGTGCAGATGTCGGGCAGTCCGTCCTCCACCTATTCGTCCAGCAGCCAGGACTGGATCTGGAGCGGCAGCGGCTGGGGCGGCTGTGTGGCGGAGCCGCGCGACAGCAGCGGCAATCTCTCTCCCGAAGCGTATTCGCCGGCCGATGTGAGGAAATTCACGCCGTACTACTACAACGTGCCGCCGCTCAGCGCAGGCGGTTTCACGGTGAACACATGGTCGCCGGGCAAGAACGGCAATTCGCAGCGGATCTGCAGCGGCACGAAGTCGTCGACGGTCGTGTCGGGCCTACCGCTGAACATCGCGAGTTCGGGATCGCCGAACGGCTGTTCGGACGAGCCGGGCGCGACCCGTCCGATCAACTACTGGGATCAGAAGTCGAGCAGCAACGTGAACGAGAGTCCGAACCAGAACAGCGCATGCATCGGTCTGCCGGTGACGTTCCTGACCAACAATCTGTCCACGTTGCAAGGCGAGATCAATTCGATGCAGCCCGGCGGCAACACGATCATTCCGGTGGGCCTGCTGTGGGGCTGGCGCATGCTGTCGTCCGCGTGGGCGAACAAGACCCCGCAGAGCCACGACGGATGGATCCAGAACTCGTCGATCAGCACGGTGCTGCCGATGAACGAAAGCACCGTCGGGCTGCAGCGCGTGATGATCGTGATGACGGACGGCGAGAACAGCGTCAGCTCAAGCTCGACGCCCGGCCAGGAGGTGCTCTACTTCAACGGGTTGTCCGGCGTCGGCAGAGGCGATCTGCAGGCGCCGTCGGTGTCGCGCGACGACGGCTCGACGCTCGCGGATGCGAACGACCCCGGTTCGACCGGTTCGGTGGACGACATCAACACGTATCAGATCGCGGCCTGCAACGCGATCAAGCAGGCGGGCATCACGATCTACGGGATTACGTTCGGCTCGGGCGCATCCAGTTCGACAGCGCAGACCGCGATGCAACTGTGTTCGTCGCCGGGCGACTACTACCACGCGCCGGACAACACGACGCTGAATTCGATTTTCCAGCAGATCGCGTCGAACATCGGGCTGCTGCGGCTGGTGAAGTGA